The Mucilaginibacter rubeus genomic interval TCAGTTTCTTTTTCTCTTCGTTAACCTCTTCGATAACGCCGCTGAAACCATTGAAAGGCCCGTCCATAACTTTAACAGCCTCACCAACATAGTAAGGTACGCTCATAGTTTCACCCTGGGCACTCATCTCATCAACCTTACCTAAAATACGGTTAACTTCTGACTGGCGAAGCGGGATAGCATTTCCGGCTTTATCACCCAGGAAACCTATTACGCTGTTTATGTTTTTAATAATGTGCTCGGTTTCGCCATCTAAAACAGCTTCCATCAACACATAGCCTGGAAAGTAGTTACGCTCTTTGGCTATCTTCTTTCCATCGCGCATTTGGTAGTACTTTTCAGTAGGTATTAATACCTGTGGTACCAAATGACCGATGCCCAAACGGCTAATTTCGGCATCGATATATTGTTTAACTTTTTTTTCCTTACCACTAATAGCCCTAACTACATACCATTTCAATTGATCACTCATCTGCTTCTCCCCTGATATTATGTTAGTGATGTGTAAAACAGTTTAAGCAAATAATTAATGATCTGGTCCATACCTAAGATAACCAGCGCAATAATTACAGCGGCAACCAATACCAAAACAGCGCTGCTTTGCAGCTCGCGCCATGTAGGCCAGGTAACCTTCTCGGTTAACTCGATGTATGACTCTTTAATATATTCAGCTACGCCTGCCATTTTTATATTGTGCTTAAGCACGGGAACAAGGATTCGAACCCTGATCAAAGGTTTTGGAGACCTCTATTCTACCGTTGAACTATTCCCGTGTGTTATTTTATAATAAGAAAACATAAGTTTGCCGTTGAAGGCTAAACTTATGTTTTCAAATTAACCTTTTATTGAAATATCAATTATTTCAAGATTTCAGTTACCTGACCAGCACCTACGGTACGACCACCTTCACGGATAGCGAAACGTAAGCCTTTTTCCATTGCGATAGCGTTGATCAACTTTACAGTGATTGTAACGTTATCACCTGGCATAACCATTTCTACACCTGGTTCTAATGAAATCTCACCAGTAACGTCAGTGGTACGGAAATAGAATTGCGGACGGTATTTGTTGAAGAATGGAGTGTGACGGCCACCTTCTGCTTTTGATAATACGTAAACTTCTGCTTTGAAATCGGTGTGAGGAGTTACTGAACCTGGTTTACAGATAACCATACCACGACGGATATCAGTTTTCTCAATACCACGTAACAATAAACCTACGTTGTCACCAGCTTCACCACGGTCAAGGATTTTGCGGAACATCTCAACACCAGTTACGGTTGATTTCAAGTTCTCAGCACCCATACCCAAGATATCAACTGGCTCACCAGAGTTGATTACACCACGCTCAATACGACCAGTAGCAACAGTACCACGACCAGTGATTGAGAACACGTCTTCAACAGGCATCAAGAAAGGAAGATCTGTCAAACGTGGAGGAATTGGGATGTAGCTATCTACAGCGTCCATCAATTCCATGATTTTACCAACCCAGGTAGGATCGCCGTTAAGACCACCTAATGCAGAACCCTGGATAACTGGAATATCATCACCTGGGAATTCGTAGAATGATAATAATTCACGAACTTCCATTTCTACTAACTCTAATAATTCCGGATCATCAACCATGTCAACTTTGTTCATGAAAACAACAAGTGCAGGTACACCTACCTGACGAGCTAACAGGATGTGCTCACGAGTTTGTGGCATCGGACCATCAGTTGCAGCAACTACGATGATTGCACCGTCCATTTGGGCAGCACCAGTAACCATGTTTTTCACGTAATCCGCGTG includes:
- the nusG gene encoding transcription termination/antitermination protein NusG yields the protein MSDQLKWYVVRAISGKEKKVKQYIDAEISRLGIGHLVPQVLIPTEKYYQMRDGKKIAKERNYFPGYVLMEAVLDGETEHIIKNINSVIGFLGDKAGNAIPLRQSEVNRILGKVDEMSAQGETMSVPYYVGEAVKVMDGPFNGFSGVIEEVNEEKKKLKVMVKIFGRRTPLELNYMQVEKE
- the secE gene encoding preprotein translocase subunit SecE; this encodes MAGVAEYIKESYIELTEKVTWPTWRELQSSAVLVLVAAVIIALVILGMDQIINYLLKLFYTSLT
- the tuf gene encoding elongation factor Tu; amino-acid sequence: MAKEKFDRSKPHLNIGTIGHVDHGKTTLTAAITKVLADAGLSEARSFDSIDSAPEEKERGITINTAHVEYSTANRHYAHVDCPGHADYVKNMVTGAAQMDGAIIVVAATDGPMPQTREHILLARQVGVPALVVFMNKVDMVDDPELLELVEMEVRELLSFYEFPGDDIPVIQGSALGGLNGDPTWVGKIMELMDAVDSYIPIPPRLTDLPFLMPVEDVFSITGRGTVATGRIERGVINSGEPVDILGMGAENLKSTVTGVEMFRKILDRGEAGDNVGLLLRGIEKTDIRRGMVICKPGSVTPHTDFKAEVYVLSKAEGGRHTPFFNKYRPQFYFRTTDVTGEISLEPGVEMVMPGDNVTITVKLINAIAMEKGLRFAIREGGRTVGAGQVTEILK